The nucleotide window CTCTGGATGACAGCTTTTCTACAGGATTATTTCTTTTGTTTTGAATAATGAGGCCAATCAGCTCTGCGGGATAGAAATAGCCTTTTTCAATCACTGTTTTCACAGCATTTTTAATTTCTTCTTCACTGCTTTGTTTATTCAGGTATCCTTCAGCACCTTCTCTGATATACTGAATGGCTACATCTTTGTTATATCCTGAAAAGATAAGGATCTTAAGGTCGTTCTGTATGTTTTTAAGCTCAGGGACCATTTTTTTATACCGGGTTCCCGGCATGTCAATATCTAAAATGAGAAGATCATACTTTTGATTTTCCAACTTCTTTTTCACCTGGTCATAGTTTTCTGCAAAATCTATTTTCAGTCCCGGATATGCAGTCTCAAGAACCAAAGAGGTTCCGGCTCTTACTACATAATGATCATCAGCGATTAAAATTCTTTCATTCATAGAGGTTAGTTTTTATTGAGTGTTATTTTCACAATCGTTCCCTGAGGCTGGTTTTGTCTGAAGCTTATTTCAGCATTGATCTTTTTCACCAGGTGAATCACCATATGAAGTCCCAGTCCTTTTCCTTTGAAGCTGGGAGTTTCCAGTCTTGGGTTTCTGAACAGGTTCATATAAATATCAATCTGTTCTGCAGACATTCCTGTTCCCGTGTCAGTAATGGTTATTATGGATTTTTGCTGGTTTTCAGTAATAGCCATGGTTATATTCCCTTCAAAGGTGTTTTTCACAGCATTATCAATTATATTGTGAATAATAGCTGTTAAAATACTTTCATTGACCCTGGAATACACTTTTTGTTCAGCAAGATTGGTTATCGTTGTTCCTTTTTCTTTTGCAATTTCACAGAATAGCCTGTTCTTGGTTTCCAGGATTCTGTTGATAGGATATTCCTTTTCCTCAAAGATATTTTCAGCCTTATAAAGTTCCGTGTATTCTTTTAAATTCAGGGTAAACTGATACAGCTGCTCTGAGGATTTATAAATACTGTCAAAATACTTCTTCTGAAGCTCCACATCATCAGACTCATGAAGCTTTTGCGAAAGCATGGCAATGAACCTGATTGGAGTTGTAATATCATGACTGATGGTTTCTACCAGCTTTTTCTGGTATTCCGTTTCTTTTTGCAGATTGCTTTTTACAAGCTCCAGGTGAAGGGATGTTTCTTTCAGCTCGGAGTTTTTATTATGCACAATCTGCTTCAGAGCCTTATTTTTTATCCTTAGGAAATTGGTCGTCAACTGAACAATAACAATAATGATGATCAGGATTATGATGGAAGCTGAAACTCTGAAAAGCAGTGTCTGATAAAAAAGAGGCTGGATTTTGAAACGTATTGTTCTTACTTCGTACTGCCCTTCGGGAGAAACCAGTACCCGTACACTCAGGGTGTAATCTCCCGGAGAGAGATTGCTGATGGTGTATTTTAGCTCCGTTCCTGTTGCAACTTTTTCCCATTCAGTATCTTCTTTTCCGGATAGCCTGGCCTCAATATAAAGATTTCCCGGATTTGAAAAGTAAGGAATGTCAATAAAAACCTCTGCCGTTTTATAATCATTCTTTAAATCAAATACCTGATGGAAATACTGTGGTCCGGAATTTCCGATTTTTACCCTTTCTATATAAATTTTTTTTCTGTCCGGATAATAAGTCCGGATACTGTCTGGATTAAAAAACACATAACCATCCATCGACGGAAATACAAAGTCCCCGTTTTCAAGAGCATACGCGTTAGGTTCTGAACTTCCGTTAAACTCATTCGTCAGAAAGCCATCTTTTTTAGTGAAGCGGTAATAGAAAACCGGAGTGTTTTTGTTGTCGGCATAGCGCAGCAGCTGTTTTTTAGGCACCCTGAACATACCATTATTGGAAGAAATCCAGTAATATCCCTTTTGATCTTCAAGAATATAATGGGCTGATTCCAGGTAATTGTTAATGTCGTTCGGCATCTTGATAAGCTTGTGGTTCCTGAGAAGATAAAATCCGCTTTTATTCGTAGTAATCCATATCAGATTATCCTTTGTCCTGATAATACTTTTAACATGGATGTTTTTCATTAAAGGAGTTATGGTATTGCTTCCAAGAATTACTGAATACAGTCCGTCGCTGTTTCCGGTCAGGATTTCATTTTTACTGTACTGATAGAAAGTATTGATGAAGCTTTTAAAATTAAAGGTATAATCCGGCTTTGTAAATATATCCTTCCTGTAAAGGTGAAGCTGGGTTCCTGAAGGATGAGTAAAGGCAGTCCCGTAAAAATCTCCGCTCTTCATAAAAGATTGAAGTCCTTTTCTGAACAGGGCAGAATCCTTCTTTTTATAACCTGAATTCTTATAAAATCTAATGATACTGTTTCTTTTTCTGATCAGAATATTTCCGGAATTGTCATACATCATCAGATAATTATCATTGTATCCGAAAAGATGTTTATTCACAATGCCGTTTCTCCCGAATTCTGTACCGTCTTCACTTATGATCGTATTCTTACTGAAGGGGAGGGAGGTGTAATAGACATTATTAGAAAAATCAGCTTCTTTTTTTGAAATATAAAAATTGGAAAGCTTAACTATATTTAATCCATTGTTAAGCGTTCCAAGGTATAACTTATTAAAATCCTTATCGTAGAACATCGCACAATATGGGTGGTTTCCGATTTCCTCATATTTTACAAGAAATCTCAGGCGAAGATCGCTGGCAGTACCTTCTACGATATAAATATTATTGTGGTTGATTATGAAAGTCTGATTGGTGATCTGCTGCCAGTAAACTTTTGTATCCGGATGATTAAAAAGGGTAGGTTGCGAAGAAAAGGAAAGATGACCTTTGTAGATAGAATAGGTTTTTCTCTTTTTCAGATCATTAATAAAAAGAGTATCATTGAAAACAAAAGTATAGTTCAGATCCTGGTTGGAAAAGGGGAGCGTGATTTTTATTTCTTTTTTTCCTTCCTTATAGATAATTGCATTTTTGTCTGTAAAATGATAGACAGAATTCTTAAGCTGGATAAAATACTGAACATCATTATAAAAATCCGATGTAATGATATTATTCGCAATGCGATGTATAATGCTGCCTCCTTTGGAATAGGTTATTTTATCATCCTGGGCTAGGCTTGCAAGCTTCGGAAACCTGTTTTTGATGATGATTTTATTCTCCTGAAAATTATTAAGAACCGTTATACTGTCGAGTAGCGGATCGCCGATGAATTCACCGAAATGAAGGTTATTTACCCTGAAATTATTAAAAGTAATAAACGAAGTTCCGTCGTAGCGTACCAGTCCGTTTTCTGTAGAGATCCAGATAAAGCCATATTTATCCTTCACAATGGCCTTTGCACTGCTTTGCGGAAGCCCATTGTCTATGTTGTACCACGAAGAAGTGTGGCGCTGTCCGGAAATGTTTAAATATATGCAAGCAAAAATAAATGCCCAGATTTTCATATATGTGCAAGACTTATCTGTATCTGCTGCTAATGCAATAGATGGTTAATAATAGTATTAATACAAGTCAAAGTCTTTTTAAAGGGCAGGAACGATTGAGAATAAATTTTTATCATTGAAGTTTTCTGGTCTTTTGTGTTTTATATTTTTTGATCGTGTAAAAATAGTGAAATTATGGAGATAAATCAGCATCTTATCTCCTGTTTTATGTAAGTTGTATAGCGGTTTGCTGTTAACATGGTACTCAAAATTTTCTGAAAGAATTATGTTATTTCAATAATAAGTGATAAATTTATGACAGATTCATTTTAAAATCCTTTAGTAAATCACAGTGGTGTACCGTACTTTAGATTTATTTTAGAATTTTATAAATGACAAATATTGTAAATCTGTATATTTTTTACACATTTATTAATAACGACTTAAGTTTTTTTTAATTGTTATTTGTAGTAATAATTTGACAAAAATCTGAGGTTAATTCTACATGACATCTTTGTAAAGGCTCATGGATATTCATATTTTTGCAAAATATTCTCATAACGACCAAAGAAGCTTTATTGTCACAATAATGATTCTAAGAACACAAACGGTTTTTATCTCAAAAACACAAGAGGCTGTAATAACATCAACAGCCTCTTTTTGTTGTCACCTGCCACCTGTCTTTATAAAAACAAAAAACCTCCCGGAAATGATGGGAGGTGAATAAAATTGACTGTATATTGAAGTGTAATTCAATCGCTATTGATGGGCCTCAAGCCATTGCAGCCTGCGCTGATCCGGAAGATGTTTTACTTTAAAGTGTTCAAAAGTTGCATTGAATCCTTGTCCGTCAGGACATGCCGCCATTAATCCGACCATTACAGGAGTATTATCCTGAAGAGGAGCATTACGCATCATGATATAGTTCTTGTCATCAAAAGAATAAAAAATCTCAATAGCATCTAATCTTCTTACTGCTTTGATCCATACTGCAGGAGGTGTTTTCTCCAGTGTAATGACACTCCAGTCACTTTTATTGTGGGTTACTACAGTGCTCAGGTTATATTTTCCATCTACAAACTCTACTCCGGCTTTGATATAATGCTCTTTATCTGTTCTCAGCATAAGGCCCATCTGATCAAATCTGGCCTTATAGCTTCCGGTTATTTTTACCTTTGCCTCAAATTCGCCGCCATAAGTTGTATAATAAAAAGGAGCATCATCTACAGTAAATCCGTAATGTGAAACCCTCCAATAGTCGCTTTGAGGAGTTACAAACATTGAAAGACTGTTGTTTTTGATTTCCCATTTTTCAGGTTCATTAAACCATGTCATTTTCTCCAGGGTCTGGGCGGAAAACTTTTGAGTCAGGAATAAGGTGCAAAAACCTAAAATCAATTTCTTCATTCTCTTTGAAATAAGTTCTAAACGTAATTATTAATTTAGCAAAAGTATTATTAAACCACATTTTCGTCAATACTGATAAATAACCATTATGGAAATCCGTGAACAACTTAGCGATAAATTACTTGATAACACTTCAAAAAAATGCCTGCTTGATATTGAAATCTATAAGCAGAAAGCTCTTGTTTATTCTCAGATGGAAGGTGCAATATGTGTATTGAGCGATATGCAGGAGAATAAAAGTTATATTTATAAGTCTGAAGCAGCAACAGAACTTGGACTTAGTACAGATGAAAATCCTGCAGAAATTGAAACCATCTGGGAAGAAGAAATGCTGAAGAAGATACATCCGGATGACCGTCTGAAAAAATATATCCACGAACTTCGTTTTTTCAAATTACTTGATGCGATGGAAATGAAAGAACGTACAGCGTATAGCGTGCTTTCAAAAATCAGGATGAAAGATAAAAATGAAAAGTACAGATGGGTAAAACACCGTATGTTTTATATTTATTCACCTCACAACGAAAGGTTGAGGCTGGCATTATGCCTTTATAATATTGCTCTGACTCCTTCTAATGCTCCTGATTTTATGATAGTGAATATGATAAAAGGAGAAGTGGTTGTAAAAGATAAGCTTGATTATAAAAGCATTCTGAGCCCGAGAGAGCTGGAGGTTCTGAAGTTTGTTGGTGAAGGATATGCCAGCAAGGAAATTGCGGATATGTTGTCTATAAGTGTCAACACCGTAAGCCGCCACCGTCAGAATATTCTGGAAAAGTTGAAGGTGAAGAATTCTACCCAGGCTTTTAAAGATAGTTTTTATTAAATGTTGACTTTAAATATCCGAAAAGTTCACCGTGCTGTTTTGTCTCTAATGTTTAATTTTATAACTTGAATGCAGATTAAGAAAAACCCGAATGATGAAAAGAAGTGAAGAGATCACCCGTCAGTATTTTACCTTTTTAGACAAGCATATCCGGGATGTCATTTCCGGGACCGTTCCGGAATTTATGGAATTAAACGAAATTGCCGGAGAGCTTGCTGTATCTCACAAACATCTTACCGATACTGTTAAAAAGGAAACCGGACAGCATCCTTGTTCTTTCTATGATGAAAAAATAATTGAGCAGGCCAAAAATACGCTTATTACTTCCAATAAATCTGTAGCGGAAATTGCCCGCATTTTTACTTATGACCCTTCCAATTTTTCCAAGTTTTTCAAAAAAATGACCGGACAGACTCCAGGGGAATTCAGGAAATCCAATAAATCTTAATCCGTTTGTTTTATTTCTTTACAATTACTTTAGCAGGTAATTTACGGCAATTTCTGTCTCTAGGTAGGGATTTAATCATGCTGTAATGATGTTTTAAATACAATTTAGTGAATTATATTGTTAAAATTACCGTAAAATAATCTTTTATAAATGAGGGGTTGTAAAAAATAATTGCATTTTTTTATTATTTATCTATTAATATTTCTTTATTGTTTACTTTTTTTATTAAATTTAGGTAAGAAAAAACTAATTAATTCAATAAAGAAAAATGTTAAAAGAAACAGAGGTATACAATTGAGTTTGGTTTCCAGAACATAAGAATAAATTATTGTGCTTTTAATAATATTTAATCTTAGGAAGGGAGCTTAAGCCCTCTAAATAATTATATATTTGTTTTTTTTAAAACCACACAACAAACAAGATTAAGGATGAGCATCAATTTCACAACAGCAACTATTAAAGACTTTGAGAATATACCAGACAACGACATGGCTCAAAGGGCTGAAATTTTTTATGAATATTTAGACTATGTAAAGTCTAACGGGCACATGAACTACAGACTGAAGAATACTTCAGGAACCAATGCAGTACTGAATGTAAATATTGCAGACCGCAACAGAGAATTCGTTAGTTTCGTATCAAGTGATTATTTGGGATTTACACAGCACCCGAAAGTAAAGCAGGCTGCTATTGAAGGAATAGAAAAATATGGTACAGGTACAGGAGCCACTCCTCTTATCGGTGGATATTTTGACTATCATAATGCTTTAGAAAAAAAGATTTCAGGCTTTTTTAAACGAACAGAAGACGAAGCCGTAGTATTCACTACCGGGTATACCGCTAACAGTGCGACTTTACAATGCTTAATGCAGAAAGAAGATCTTGCTATTTTAGATATGGCAGTACATGCCAGCGTACACGAAGGATGTGCTTTTACCAATAAAAAAACATTTCCGCACAATAATCTGGAATCTTTGGAACACATTTTGAAGGTATCTGAAAATCTGTACCGTACGAAACTCGTTGTAGTAGATGGAGTGTATTCCCAGGATGGAGATACTTCCCGTATTAATGAGATCTATAATCTGGTAAAAAAGTACAATGCCTTTCTGATGGTGGACGACGTACATGGTGTCGGCATCCTTGGAGAAACGGGGAGAGGTACTTTGGAACAGGCTGGATTATTGGATAAAGTAGACCTTATCACTGGTACATTCAGCAAAACATTTGGAAATCTTGGAGGATATGTCATTGCAGATAAAAAAATAGCTGCATTCATCAGATTCCATTCCCGTCAGCAGATCTTTTCAGCTACAGCTCCGCCATCATCCGCAGGAATCGTTAAAGCCATTGATTTAATTGATGAAGAACCTATCTGGAGAGAAAAACTCTGGAATAATATCAACTATTTCAAAAAAGGACTTGATGATCTGGGATTGGATACCGGAGTAACCTGCTCCGCCATTATTCCTGTAAAAATAGGAGACCCTTATGTAACAGGAGAAGCCGGAAAACTACTAATAGAAAAAGGAATCTATACCAACCCGATTCTTTATCCGGCTGTACCAAGGAAAGATGCGCGTATCAGGATGAGTGTGACTGCAAGACATGAAAAAGAACATCTCGACAAAACGCTTAATGCGTTTGATGATATTAATAAAAAATTGCATATTGCGAAAAAATAATAATTATGCCTAGAAAAGTAGTGCAGGGCCCCATTAGGGACAAAGAAAAAACAAAACAGAAACTGCTTGCTGCAGTTGGTAAAATTTTAAGAGTAAAAGGATATTCCGGATTAAAAGTAAGTAAAATCGCTGCCGTTGCCGGATTTGATAAAAAGCTGATCTATGAGTACTTCGGAAGTACTGATAAACTGATCGATGAGTATATCAAATCGCAGGATTACTGGAGCCAGGTCAACCAGGATGTTGATATGGACTTTTCTGACGGCGGACATGAACTTACCAAAATGGTGGTGCTTAATCAGTTCGAAAACCTGAAGAAAAATAAGGAACTTCAGAAAATTATTCTTTGGGAACTTTCTGAAAGCAAGCCTATCCTTAAAAAACTGGTTGATCAGCGTGAAGAAGTGGGAGAGGTCCTATTTGGAAATATCTCGGATCCTTACTTCGGAGAAGGTGTGGCAACAAGACACAGGGCGATTATGGCTCTTATTGTTTCCGGTGCTTATTATCTCAACCTTTATACAGGATACAACGCAAGTAAGTTCTGTGGGATTGACCTGAAAACTGAAGAAGGCAGAAAAGAAATTGAAGGCGCTATCGTTGAGCTGATCGACTTTGCATACAGCAAAAAAAAGTAGGAATTAAAAGTTTTCCGATTTAAGCAGAAATATATTTTTTGTTGATAATTTGAAAACTTTTAATTTTCAAATTAAAACTATATTTCTTACTTTTGGCCAATGGAAAATTTTATAGTATCTGCAAGAAAATATCGTCCTCAGGAGTTTGATACGGTTGTAGGACAATCCCATATTACGGATACTTTAGAACATGCAATTGAAGAAAGCCAATTAGCTCAGGCATTGCTTTTTTGCGGTCCTCGTGGTGTGGGTAAAACTACTTGTGCCAGGATTCTGGCAAGAAAGATCAATGAGAAAGATGGCTCGGTTTCAGAAGACGGCTTTGCGTATAATATCTATGAGCTGGATGCTGCATCCAATAACTCTGTAGATGATATCAGGGAACTGATAGACCAGGTACGTTTTGCTCCTCAGGTTGGTAAATACAAAGTATATATCATAGATGAGGTTCATATGCTGTCTTCTGCCGCTTTCAATGCTTTCCTGAAAACGCTGGAAGAACCGCCTGCCCATGCTATTTTCATTTTGGCAACTACGGAGAAGCATAAGATTATTCCTACCATTTTATCCCGCTGTCAGATCTATGATTTCAAGAGAATTGTCATTGAAGACATCCAGAATCATCTGAGAAATATTGCAGAGAAAGAAAATATCCGTTATGAAGATGACGCATTGTACCTGATCGCTCAGAAAGCCGATGGTGCTTTAAGAGATGCGCTTTCCATCTTCGACAGGCTGTCTACTTTCTCCCAGAGAAATATTACACTGGCCAAAGCTGCCGAAGTACTGAATATTCTTGATTACGATCAGTATCTCAATATTGTGGATCTTGTCAAGGAAAATAAAATTCCGGAAGTGCTTTCTGCGTTCAATGAAATTGTAAAAAAAGGTTTTGATCCCCATATTTTCATTGCCGGGTTAGGAAATCATTTCCGGGACCTGATGATGGCACAGAATGCATCAACAATGGAACTCATTGAAGTAGGAGAGAAGACCAAAGCCAAATTTGTAGAACAGGGACAGAAATGGACTGCCCAGCAGCTGATAGATGGTATTGAGATCTGCAACCATGCGGACATCAATTATAAAAACTCCAAAAACCCAAGACTTACGGTTGAAATTGCATTAATGCAGCTGGCTTCACTGACAGCTAATTTAGGCGATACTAAAAAAAAAAGTTCCTGATACTGGCTCCGTTTCTCAGTGAGAAACAGGAAGTGAAAATGCCGGAAAGAACTCCGGAGAAGATAGAAGTTAAAGCAGAGCAGCAGCCTGCAGCTTCTCAGACAGTTCAGGCAGTTTCAGTAGCCAAAACAACCAAGCCATTGTCAAGGCCGGGAATCTCTTCAGGTTTCAGCATCAATTCCTTTCTGAATAAAGAAGATAAAGTGGAAGCAACAGAAGAGGTAGTTGTAAGAACTGAAAATCTTCCACAAAACCATTTTACAGATACAGATCTGCAGACAGAATGGAAAATTATGCTTAAACAGCTTCAGGTTAAAAATAACTTTGTATTCAACGCAGTAAAAACCTTTAAGCTGGAAAAAGCTGAAGAGCATAAAATCAAAGTTTTATTCCCTTCAGATTCTGCCAAAGTAGAATTTGATAAAATAAGTGGAGAATTTTTTAATCATTTTAAAAGAAAAGTTCAGAACCATAGAATCGAGATAGAATACGTCAGAGACGTTGAAAATCTGAAGATTGAGGTGGTGACGAAGAGAAAAATGTTTGAAAAGTTTATCGAAAAAAATCCACTTTTGAAAGATCTTGATGATTTAATGAAGTTTGATTTGACATAATTTTTATATATTTGTCAAATATTTCTGTCGAAAGTAAGTTTTTGACAAAAACAAATTACAACCAGAAACGCTAAAACAAAGACATTTCCAGAATAAAATGGAAAAACTGACTAACACATATCTGTCTTTTTTTGCACCCGCTAATTACTTTTTTAGCGGTTATTTTAGTTTTTCTGCTTCTTATTATAGAAATTTCAGAACCTATTACCGATTTTATTGGTACTGTTAACTGAATTTCTTTCCAAAAAATACAGGAGAAGTAGAGCCCTATTATTTTCCTGATTCCTTTAAACAATTTTGAACGGCATTTTTTGAAAAGAATTATAAATTAAATTTTATAATCCAAAGGGCTATTGCTGTCAACGAAAAAAATATATAAAAAAACAATAAAATTTAGAATAATGAATTTAAATGATTTAAAAAATGAGTGGATCGATGGGCTTACACAGCCTTTAATGATTGCGGGACCTTGTAGTGCTGAAAGTGAAGCTCAGATGCTTGAAACTGCGAGGAGAATTAAAGAGTCCAATGCTAACGTGTCGGTTTTCCGTGCAGGAATCTGGAAACCCCGTACCAAACCGAACGGTTTTGAAGGAGTAGGAGTGATCGGTTTGAACTGGCTGAAAAAAGTAAAAGAAGAATATGGTTTTAAAACAGCTACTGAGGTAGCCAATGCACACCACGTATTTGCAGCTCTGGAGGCAGATGTGGACGTTCTTTGGATCGGGGCACGTTCTACAGTAAATCCGTTTACAGTACAGGAAATTGCGATGGCTTTAAGAGGAACTGATAAGCCGGTATTCGTGAAAAACCCTGTTAATCCGGATCTTGCTTTATGGATCGGAGCATTGGAAAGACTATTAGGACAGGATATTAAAAATTTAGGAGTGATCCACAGAGGATTTTCAACCTACCAGAAAACAAAATACAGAAACAATCCGAACTGGCAGATTGCCCTTGATTTCAAAAGCCAGTTTCCGAATATACCAATGCTGATTGACCCGTCACACATCTGCGGAAACAGAACAGGTCTTGCTGATATTACGCAGGAGGCACTTAACGTAGGGTACCAGGGAGCAATCATTGAATCGCACTGCAATCCTGATGAGGCATGGAGTGATGCTTCTCAGCAGATCACACCGGAGGTTCTTGCAGATCTTATCGGTAATTTGAAAGTGAGAAGCTCTAACCTTGCAGGTTTTGAAGGAGAAATGGGCAGACACAGAACTTTAATTTCCGATCTTGACTTCCAGTTAATTGAACTTCTTTCCCAAAGGATGAAAATTTCTGAAAAGATCGGTAAACTTAAAAAGGAAAACGATATTGCAATCTTCCAGCCTGAACGTTGGAAAGTAATTACAGAATACGCTACACAAAAAGCCAAAGAAACAGGAATGTCTCAGGAATTTATTGAAAAAGTATTCAAAGCAATCCACGAAGAGTCTATTGAAGTTCAGAATAACATTATGATCGACAAAAGATAAATTATAGATGACAGGGAGAAGCACATAAAACTTTTACCTATTTCGTCAACAATACAATTTAGGGCTTAGGCATCAGTATTTAGGCAATTGAAACATGTGTTTTTAAACCTATTTCCTGAATTCTAAGCCCTAATTCCGTATATTTGCAGCAGTATTATCTATGAAAGGAAAAATCATTAAATCTACAGGCAGTTGGTACCAGGTTTTGGAATTGGAAACAAATAAAATTTTCGAGGCCAGAATCAGGGGGAAATTTAAACTGATAAAAACCAGACTTACCAATCCGCTTGCTGTAGGAGATTTTGTTGAATTCCAGCTGGAACAGGATGATATTGCATGGATTACGAAAATTGAGCCGCGTTCCAATTATCTGATCAGAAAATCTGTAAACCTTTCAAAAGAAGCTCATATTATTGCATCCAATATTGATCTGGCATGCTTTATCTTTACCCTGAAACATCCTGAAACATCATTGGGATTTCTGGACAGGTTTCTGGCATGCTGCGAAGCCTACAATATTACCCCGCTTATTCTTTTCAATAAGATTGATGTTTTACACGAAGAAGAAATTGAAATCGTAAAAGACATCGAATTCCTATACCAGGAAATCGGTTATAATACTCTGGAAATTTCCTCCTATTCAAAATTAAATCTGGATCAGCTTCAGGAAATTCTGAAAGATAAGACTTCCGTATTCTTCGGACATTCGGGGTGTGGAAAATCTACTTTGGTAAATGCTTTACAGCCTGGGCTGAACTTAAAAACATCTGAAATTTCGGACACCCATCTGAAAGGAAAGCATACAACAACTTTTGCACAAATGCACTTCTGGGATTTTGGAGGAAATGTCATTGATACTCCCGGCGTTCGTGAATTTGCGATGATCGATATTGAAAAAGAAGAAGTACAGCATTACTTCCCTGAAATTTTCAAGAAGAGAGAAGAGTGCAAATTTCACAACTGTCTTCACGTAAACGAACCTAAATGTGCCGTTATTGATGCGCTTGAAACAGGTGAAATTCAGCATTCCCGCTATGCTACTTATATTAAATTGATGGATGAGGCTGAAGAAGCTTCCCAGAAATAAAAGGACAGACATTTCTTTTATTATGTCACATGAATCGGACAATCTGTATCATTTTATTTTGGTGTCAGATAAAATATTATTCTAATAAATTACTTCCTTATAGATTAAATTTAAGATACATAGAAGCATTTGTTTTTTATGAATTATTTTTTTTTGAATTTTAATGAAAAAAAATCTGTTTTTGAATAATTCCACTTTTTGGAACTACCTTTCTCATAAATAACTCCAATTTTGTC belongs to Chryseobacterium gleum and includes:
- a CDS encoding LuxR C-terminal-related transcriptional regulator, encoding MEIREQLSDKLLDNTSKKCLLDIEIYKQKALVYSQMEGAICVLSDMQENKSYIYKSEAATELGLSTDENPAEIETIWEEEMLKKIHPDDRLKKYIHELRFFKLLDAMEMKERTAYSVLSKIRMKDKNEKYRWVKHRMFYIYSPHNERLRLALCLYNIALTPSNAPDFMIVNMIKGEVVVKDKLDYKSILSPRELEVLKFVGEGYASKEIADMLSISVNTVSRHRQNILEKLKVKNSTQAFKDSFY
- a CDS encoding DUF1349 domain-containing protein, translating into MKKLILGFCTLFLTQKFSAQTLEKMTWFNEPEKWEIKNNSLSMFVTPQSDYWRVSHYGFTVDDAPFYYTTYGGEFEAKVKITGSYKARFDQMGLMLRTDKEHYIKAGVEFVDGKYNLSTVVTHNKSDWSVITLEKTPPAVWIKAVRRLDAIEIFYSFDDKNYIMMRNAPLQDNTPVMVGLMAACPDGQGFNATFEHFKVKHLPDQRRLQWLEAHQ
- a CDS encoding helix-turn-helix domain-containing protein, whose product is MMKRSEEITRQYFTFLDKHIRDVISGTVPEFMELNEIAGELAVSHKHLTDTVKKETGQHPCSFYDEKIIEQAKNTLITSNKSVAEIARIFTYDPSNFSKFFKKMTGQTPGEFRKSNKS
- a CDS encoding ATP-binding protein; the encoded protein is MKIWAFIFACIYLNISGQRHTSSWYNIDNGLPQSSAKAIVKDKYGFIWISTENGLVRYDGTSFITFNNFRVNNLHFGEFIGDPLLDSITVLNNFQENKIIIKNRFPKLASLAQDDKITYSKGGSIIHRIANNIITSDFYNDVQYFIQLKNSVYHFTDKNAIIYKEGKKEIKITLPFSNQDLNYTFVFNDTLFINDLKKRKTYSIYKGHLSFSSQPTLFNHPDTKVYWQQITNQTFIINHNNIYIVEGTASDLRLRFLVKYEEIGNHPYCAMFYDKDFNKLYLGTLNNGLNIVKLSNFYISKKEADFSNNVYYTSLPFSKNTIISEDGTEFGRNGIVNKHLFGYNDNYLMMYDNSGNILIRKRNSIIRFYKNSGYKKKDSALFRKGLQSFMKSGDFYGTAFTHPSGTQLHLYRKDIFTKPDYTFNFKSFINTFYQYSKNEILTGNSDGLYSVILGSNTITPLMKNIHVKSIIRTKDNLIWITTNKSGFYLLRNHKLIKMPNDINNYLESAHYILEDQKGYYWISSNNGMFRVPKKQLLRYADNKNTPVFYYRFTKKDGFLTNEFNGSSEPNAYALENGDFVFPSMDGYVFFNPDSIRTYYPDRKKIYIERVKIGNSGPQYFHQVFDLKNDYKTAEVFIDIPYFSNPGNLYIEARLSGKEDTEWEKVATGTELKYTISNLSPGDYTLSVRVLVSPEGQYEVRTIRFKIQPLFYQTLLFRVSASIIILIIIIVIVQLTTNFLRIKNKALKQIVHNKNSELKETSLHLELVKSNLQKETEYQKKLVETISHDITTPIRFIAMLSQKLHESDDVELQKKYFDSIYKSSEQLYQFTLNLKEYTELYKAENIFEEKEYPINRILETKNRLFCEIAKEKGTTITNLAEQKVYSRVNESILTAIIHNIIDNAVKNTFEGNITMAITENQQKSIITITDTGTGMSAEQIDIYMNLFRNPRLETPSFKGKGLGLHMVIHLVKKINAEISFRQNQPQGTIVKITLNKN
- a CDS encoding aminotransferase class I/II-fold pyridoxal phosphate-dependent enzyme; translation: MSINFTTATIKDFENIPDNDMAQRAEIFYEYLDYVKSNGHMNYRLKNTSGTNAVLNVNIADRNREFVSFVSSDYLGFTQHPKVKQAAIEGIEKYGTGTGATPLIGGYFDYHNALEKKISGFFKRTEDEAVVFTTGYTANSATLQCLMQKEDLAILDMAVHASVHEGCAFTNKKTFPHNNLESLEHILKVSENLYRTKLVVVDGVYSQDGDTSRINEIYNLVKKYNAFLMVDDVHGVGILGETGRGTLEQAGLLDKVDLITGTFSKTFGNLGGYVIADKKIAAFIRFHSRQQIFSATAPPSSAGIVKAIDLIDEEPIWREKLWNNINYFKKGLDDLGLDTGVTCSAIIPVKIGDPYVTGEAGKLLIEKGIYTNPILYPAVPRKDARIRMSVTARHEKEHLDKTLNAFDDINKKLHIAKK
- a CDS encoding response regulator, whose product is MNERILIADDHYVVRAGTSLVLETAYPGLKIDFAENYDQVKKKLENQKYDLLILDIDMPGTRYKKMVPELKNIQNDLKILIFSGYNKDVAIQYIREGAEGYLNKQSSEEEIKNAVKTVIEKGYFYPAELIGLIIQNKRNNPVEKLSSREYEIFKLLADGNGNLEIANKLNIQMSTVSTYKKRIFQKLDVTNIAELIKVYEMMH
- a CDS encoding TetR/AcrR family transcriptional regulator; the encoded protein is MPRKVVQGPIRDKEKTKQKLLAAVGKILRVKGYSGLKVSKIAAVAGFDKKLIYEYFGSTDKLIDEYIKSQDYWSQVNQDVDMDFSDGGHELTKMVVLNQFENLKKNKELQKIILWELSESKPILKKLVDQREEVGEVLFGNISDPYFGEGVATRHRAIMALIVSGAYYLNLYTGYNASKFCGIDLKTEEGRKEIEGAIVELIDFAYSKKK